GTCACTTTGCCTAATAATTCAATGATTGGTTTGTATTGTTTATACACAAACGTCACTGTTTGTTCTTGATCAGAAAAACTGCCGGTGGCATTAGCAGGTATTTCAGTTAGCTCATAATTAGGAATGAGTGGAGCTGGGATCTCAAACGTTTGACCAACTAAGCCTGAACGTGTTTCACTAGGCAGTAATAATTTCCCGTCAGTATCCTGATATTGAATCGTTACAGGTTTACCATCATCAAGAACGTTGAATTGATGTAAATAAGTTCCTGATGATATCGCATAAAAAGTAAAGCCAGGTGGTTGAGCGTAAGAGCCTGCTGGATTGTTTAAACGAGCATTGTATTCAAAGCTGGAAAGGTTTGCAAATTCATCTTCTGTGACGCCAGAAATCTTGATCCCTTCATCAGTGATTTGTAAACGATTTGCAGGTAATTGTGTACCGTTAAAATCAAGATAAGTATTGCTGGCAGAATTTGATGTGGTGAATGGTGGAACATGGCCATCAAAATTTGTCAGTCTGTTTGGCATCATAGAAAAGGGTATGAATAAAGTTTGTTGTTCAAAATCATAATTTAATGTAGAACGACCAATTGTAGTTGGTAGATCATTTCGACCTGTATTTTGTCCGAATGCTGCTAGATCGTTAAGAGCAGGAAACTCGTTGATTACCGTGAAATCTGTGATACCACAAAACTGAACCGAAAGTGACTTTAGATTAGGAAGTACTTTAAATGGAGCGATCGTCGTAATGTTCATATTGGAATCCATGTAAATCCGTGTTAATGATGTTAACTGAGCAATTTTAGGCAAGATATCGTCATCAATACTTGTAGAGCCTAAACTAAGATTTGTCAGTCCAGTATTGTTGCTTAAGTCAGGGAAGTTAGCACTACTTAAACTCTTCGTTTGAAGCGTGACAAAGGTTAAAGAAGATAGTTGTTCTAACGGGCTAAAATCAGTTATATTATTCGTTGTATTCATATAAATAGAACTTAAATTTGTTGCATGTTCTAATCCAGAAAGCGTACTTATTTCAGCTGAATTAAGGGAAAGATTCGTTAGACGTTCCATGTCTGCTTGAGTCAATTCACTGTCGCTAGGTAACCCTAGAGTCGATAAAATCGCTTGTTTCAAAATTGGATCAGCAATCGTGATAGTATCAGCTTTAGGAGTAATAAAGGCAACGGCTGGTTCTTCAGTAGTTTTAGAATCTGACGTTGAAACTGTGGTATCGCTCTCAACTGAAGTCGTTGATACAGTTGGCTCTTCAAAAGCAGAATTTTCTGAAGTTGTAGAAGATTTTAGCGTTGTTTCTGTCGTTTCTAAGTCTTTTTTTGTTTGAGATGGAGTTGTTTGTTCATTTGCGGATGTGCTATCTTCCGCAAAAACAAAAGACGATGTTAGAAATAACGGAGCCAATAAAGCAAAAATCATGGCTGTCTGGATCGTCTTTCTCTTATGTATTAGTGTTCTGTGCCTGTTTTTCATATGTTTTTCCTCCATGGTTCATAATAGGTGTGTGTTGATAATAAAAGAATATTATCACAAATCATTTTATCATAAAAATATGAATAAAATTCATTAATTATTTAAAAAAGTATATAATTATGTTATAAAAATCTTTTAATACTTATTTTCATGGGTTTTTGAAGTTTTTTATAATTAAATTTAAATTAAAAAATGTTCAGTTGCGGCTCGGATTAAAAAGATGACAAGATTTTGACGAGTAGCTTATAATAAAGTGAATTGATATGGAAAAGTGCACGGTCAGCGGAGTGGAACGTTATTGTTATACGCTCCCATTTAGTTTTTAGAATAAGGAGTACAAAAAATGACATTAAAACAAAAAATAATAGAGGAAAGTAAACGTTTAGGGATCGATAAAATCGGTTTTGCTTCAGCGGAACCTTTTTATGAACTAGAAGATTCGTTGAAAGAACAAAAAGAACTCGGGTTTAATTCAGGATTTGAGCATCAAGTGATCGAAGAACGGATCTATCCAGAAAAAACATTTGAAAATCCGAAAACAATTATTTCCATTGCCTTGGCTTATCCAACAAAAATTGAAGGGAAAGTACCGAGAGATGAAAAAAGAGGAATGTTCGCTCGGGCTTCTTGGGGAATTGATTATCACGATGTTTTGCGCGACCGATTAGGAAAGTTGATTGAGTTTATTCACTCGCAAGCCCAAAACTTAGAAGAAACGGAAAGTTGGCGTTTTGCCCCCCAAGTAGATACAGGAGAATTAGTGGATGTGGCGGTTGCTCAACGTGCTGGCTTAGGGTTTATTGGAAGAAATGGGTTGTTGATCACAGAAGAATTTGGTTCTTTTGTTTATTTAGGAGAAATTGTAACGAATATTGATTTTGAAGTAGATAAACCAGTCCCCTTTGGCTGTGGTGATTGTACGCGTTGTGTAACGGCATGTCCTACACAAGCACTGTTAGGCAACGGCAGTATGAACGCAAAAAAATGTTTATCTTATCAAACACAAACAAAAGAGATGATGCCAGAAGA
This genomic stretch from Enterococcus haemoperoxidus ATCC BAA-382 harbors:
- a CDS encoding MucBP domain-containing protein, which codes for MKNRHRTLIHKRKTIQTAMIFALLAPLFLTSSFVFAEDSTSANEQTTPSQTKKDLETTETTLKSSTTSENSAFEEPTVSTTSVESDTTVSTSDSKTTEEPAVAFITPKADTITIADPILKQAILSTLGLPSDSELTQADMERLTNLSLNSAEISTLSGLEHATNLSSIYMNTTNNITDFSPLEQLSSLTFVTLQTKSLSSANFPDLSNNTGLTNLSLGSTSIDDDILPKIAQLTSLTRIYMDSNMNITTIAPFKVLPNLKSLSVQFCGITDFTVINEFPALNDLAAFGQNTGRNDLPTTIGRSTLNYDFEQQTLFIPFSMMPNRLTNFDGHVPPFTTSNSASNTYLDFNGTQLPANRLQITDEGIKISGVTEDEFANLSSFEYNARLNNPAGSYAQPPGFTFYAISSGTYLHQFNVLDDGKPVTIQYQDTDGKLLLPSETRSGLVGQTFEIPAPLIPNYELTEIPANATGSFSDQEQTVTFVYKQYKPIIELLGKVTVHYVDTDNKPLHEPALEQTGEVGETFTTQQLTFKGYTLKEVKGDTTGTFTQEDQIVTYVYTKDDKTDPTTSTDSSETKNSTEQVAIASQNSHSPKTNTNFIASAKKRLPVTGEHYNYIWLFLGLCLIGFVNYQFVLKKVRQEK
- the queG gene encoding tRNA epoxyqueuosine(34) reductase QueG, with product MTLKQKIIEESKRLGIDKIGFASAEPFYELEDSLKEQKELGFNSGFEHQVIEERIYPEKTFENPKTIISIALAYPTKIEGKVPRDEKRGMFARASWGIDYHDVLRDRLGKLIEFIHSQAQNLEETESWRFAPQVDTGELVDVAVAQRAGLGFIGRNGLLITEEFGSFVYLGEIVTNIDFEVDKPVPFGCGDCTRCVTACPTQALLGNGSMNAKKCLSYQTQTKEMMPEEYRKKMHNVIYGCDICQLVCPYNRGKDFHFHKEMEPEVETVYPKLKPMLSMSNKEFKTQFGHLSGSWRGKKPLQRNALIALANLGDRSALPEILVCAKEDVRPVIRGTAAWAIGKLGNKEAEKWLNVLNELLEIEPEEEVLVEIKNAIKQLEK